A part of Melittangium boletus DSM 14713 genomic DNA contains:
- a CDS encoding sigma-70 family RNA polymerase sigma factor, producing the protein MSAGEGLGREAEETPERVLLARLRRGEPDAFEELVLAHQDRLYDFCVRMLGDREEAYDLVQDVFVSAHQNLARFREDAKLSTWLYRIGKNHCINRLKYLKRRGRGRSEEYGERSEGALADALGSPPGPDAALESAREQARVQWAISQLEPDARMLVALRDIEGLAYEEIVDITELPLGTVKSRLHRAREKLADLLGRVEE; encoded by the coding sequence GTGTCTGCGGGCGAAGGGCTCGGGAGGGAAGCGGAAGAGACGCCGGAGCGCGTGCTGCTGGCGCGGCTGCGGCGCGGAGAGCCGGACGCCTTCGAGGAGCTGGTGCTCGCGCACCAGGACCGGCTCTACGACTTCTGCGTGCGGATGCTGGGAGACCGCGAAGAGGCGTACGACCTGGTGCAGGACGTCTTCGTCAGCGCCCACCAGAACCTCGCGCGCTTCCGCGAGGACGCGAAGCTGTCCACGTGGCTGTACCGCATCGGCAAGAACCACTGCATCAACCGGCTCAAGTACCTCAAGCGCCGGGGCCGGGGCCGCTCGGAGGAGTACGGCGAGCGGAGCGAGGGCGCGCTGGCCGATGCGTTGGGCTCGCCGCCGGGGCCGGACGCGGCGCTGGAGTCCGCGCGCGAGCAGGCGAGGGTGCAGTGGGCCATCTCCCAGTTGGAGCCGGACGCGCGCATGCTGGTGGCGCTCAGGGACATCGAGGGACTGGCGTACGAGGAAATCGTCGACATCACCGAGCTACCGTTGGGAACCGTGAAAAGCCGGCTCCACCGGGCCCGGGAGAAGCTGGCGGATTTGCTGGGACGGGTTGAGGAATGA
- the ybeY gene encoding rRNA maturation RNase YbeY: MANVRLRKGKVIPRDDGKRIEEFVGAASTGTDGVSVARMLAPPGWREPAQTPEFDEVVIVLKGQLTLVVDGRRQLIEEGEMGLVPRGRRVVYRNDGQGACDYYSVCAPAFRVERAHVEDEEEAPQENRVTVQVAHPQGKRFARQVTDLAESFLEKLDLTGCELSISLVGDHAIRRLNRTWRKKDKATDVLSFPAGDAPKGTPGPRQLGDVVISLDTAKLQAREYERTLESEVARYLAHGLLHLLGHDHERPKDAQKMARAEERLLGASGMVGDAVAPRARKLMT; encoded by the coding sequence ATGGCGAACGTGAGGCTGCGCAAGGGGAAGGTGATTCCTCGCGACGATGGGAAGCGCATCGAGGAGTTCGTGGGCGCGGCGTCGACGGGCACGGATGGCGTCTCGGTGGCTCGCATGCTGGCGCCCCCGGGCTGGAGGGAGCCGGCGCAGACGCCCGAGTTCGACGAGGTGGTCATCGTCCTCAAGGGGCAGCTGACCCTGGTGGTGGACGGCCGGCGCCAGCTCATCGAGGAAGGCGAGATGGGGCTGGTGCCCCGGGGCCGGCGGGTGGTGTACCGCAATGACGGCCAGGGCGCGTGCGACTACTACTCGGTCTGCGCGCCCGCCTTCCGGGTGGAGCGGGCTCACGTCGAGGACGAGGAGGAGGCGCCCCAGGAGAACCGGGTGACGGTGCAGGTGGCGCATCCGCAGGGCAAGCGCTTCGCCCGGCAGGTGACGGACCTGGCCGAGTCGTTCCTGGAGAAGCTGGACCTCACGGGGTGCGAGCTGTCCATCTCGCTCGTGGGCGACCATGCCATCCGCCGGCTCAACCGCACGTGGCGCAAGAAGGACAAGGCGACGGACGTGCTGAGCTTCCCCGCGGGGGACGCGCCCAAGGGCACGCCGGGTCCGCGCCAGCTCGGCGACGTGGTCATCTCCCTGGATACGGCGAAGCTGCAGGCCAGGGAGTACGAGCGCACGTTGGAGTCGGAGGTCGCGCGCTACCTGGCGCATGGGCTGCTGCACCTGCTGGGGCATGATCACGAGCGCCCCAAGGACGCGCAGAAGATGGCGCGCGCCGAGGAGCGGTTGCTGGGGGCCAGCGGCATGGTGGGCGACGCGGTGGCCCCCCGGGCCCGCAAGCTCATGACTTGA
- a CDS encoding DUF4105 domain-containing protein: MPRLTPLMLCLLGLLLVASPGYAQDTPPWGTGESKGEDLTISLVTFGPGDDVPSWFGHGALVVEDARLRTSRLYNYGMFSFDERMLMRYAMGRLEFWVDDTRPGPTFRFYRALNRDVRLQVLNLSPAQKVELGRLLAVNVLPENREYLYHHYNDNCVTRLRDAIDKVVGGQLHQAESVPGRMTLRDHTRRYTDVGPPMSVLLDFLMNDEIDKPVTRLQEAFLPDELERQVAELQVVGEDGQERPLVEKTVTLFKAQGRPVTPEQPPRYAPVMLLMGLVLGGSAAGLAGWERRKGARLPRVLLGLQNVLVGLVFGIPGLALFIMWLGTDHTVTYRNENLFLANPLTVLALPLGIQLMRGSPRARARMWHLWRALAALGVLGLVLKVLPMFDQDNWRLIALLLPISVGMAGAMWLMRAPAAGRVPAPSVTSELKVSGS, translated from the coding sequence ATGCCTCGCCTGACCCCGTTGATGCTCTGCCTGCTTGGCCTGCTGCTGGTTGCCTCTCCCGGGTATGCCCAGGACACGCCCCCTTGGGGGACCGGGGAGAGCAAGGGCGAGGACCTGACCATTTCCCTGGTCACCTTCGGGCCGGGCGACGACGTCCCGTCCTGGTTCGGGCATGGCGCGCTGGTGGTGGAGGACGCGCGGCTCAGGACGTCGCGCCTCTACAATTACGGGATGTTCTCCTTCGACGAGCGCATGCTGATGCGCTACGCGATGGGCCGGCTCGAGTTCTGGGTGGACGACACGCGCCCCGGGCCGACGTTCCGGTTCTACCGCGCCCTCAACCGGGACGTGCGGTTGCAGGTGCTGAACCTGTCGCCCGCGCAGAAGGTGGAGCTGGGCCGGTTGCTGGCGGTGAACGTACTGCCCGAGAACCGCGAGTACCTGTACCACCACTACAACGACAACTGCGTGACGCGGCTGCGCGATGCGATCGACAAGGTGGTGGGCGGACAACTCCATCAGGCGGAGAGCGTTCCCGGGCGGATGACCCTGCGGGATCACACCCGCCGCTACACGGACGTGGGCCCGCCCATGAGCGTCCTGCTCGACTTCCTGATGAACGATGAGATCGACAAGCCCGTCACCCGGTTGCAGGAGGCCTTCCTGCCGGACGAGCTGGAGCGCCAGGTGGCGGAACTGCAGGTGGTGGGAGAAGACGGGCAGGAGCGCCCCCTGGTGGAGAAGACGGTGACCCTCTTCAAGGCCCAGGGCCGTCCCGTCACGCCCGAGCAGCCGCCCCGGTACGCGCCGGTGATGTTGTTGATGGGGCTCGTGCTGGGTGGAAGCGCGGCGGGGCTGGCGGGGTGGGAGCGGCGCAAGGGGGCGCGGCTGCCCCGCGTCTTGCTGGGCCTGCAGAACGTGCTGGTGGGCCTGGTGTTCGGGATTCCGGGCCTGGCGTTGTTCATCATGTGGCTGGGCACGGATCACACGGTGACGTACCGCAACGAGAACCTGTTCCTGGCCAATCCGCTCACCGTGCTCGCGCTGCCCCTGGGCATCCAACTGATGCGCGGCTCGCCGCGGGCCCGGGCGAGGATGTGGCATCTGTGGCGGGCCTTGGCGGCGCTGGGGGTGCTGGGGCTCGTGCTCAAGGTGCTGCCCATGTTCGATCAGGACAACTGGCGCCTCATCGCGCTGCTCCTGCCTATCTCCGTGGGGATGGCGGGGGCCATGTGGCTCATGAGGGCCCCGGCGGCCGGGCGCGTCCCGGCGCCGTCCGTGACGTCGGAGCTGAAGGTTTCTGGAAGCTGA
- a CDS encoding anti-sigma factor family protein — protein MSAQLSHRETRALFIAFADEDLPADKAREVRSHLDGCGECQRGWQHYSTTVQRLKGVERHKAPPALASQVMARVKRQRRSSLRRLTQMHAHYRLPVEIIIPVLLAAAVAAYLLMSAS, from the coding sequence ATGTCAGCGCAGCTCAGCCACCGCGAGACCCGGGCCCTGTTCATCGCCTTCGCCGACGAGGACCTGCCCGCCGACAAGGCGCGGGAGGTGCGCTCGCACCTGGACGGGTGTGGCGAGTGCCAGCGGGGCTGGCAGCACTATTCGACCACCGTCCAGCGGCTCAAGGGCGTGGAGCGTCACAAGGCGCCTCCGGCACTGGCCTCCCAGGTGATGGCGCGGGTGAAGCGGCAGCGGCGCTCCAGTCTGCGCAGGCTCACCCAGATGCACGCGCACTACCGTCTCCCGGTGGAGATCATCATTCCCGTGCTGCTCGCGGCGGCGGTGGCGGCCTACCTCCTCATGTCCGCTTCCTGA
- a CDS encoding HD family phosphohydrolase: MAEPESSHPGPSQLDALSRRFRLGPHWGRRLASALLLLGVSVAAGFVISPGLYSQQIPALSDENLGKPFRTSSPAGFKAGRDYDILHETMTEKRRQDARSAVRPVFDLSPGVVAELRTAINGAFSAMRVRLEEKARAEEAAEAETPEPRKPVRKPAPTAEDRERQRRELESMRESFQALLFGRRDSPIDVEDFQALDAGKFSESMEAATLALVERAYGFSDPLPVYIANSREELSREGAQGITVRDLRHNGEQTLPGTAPTVVDVREAHTELERFASVPGNLLPDAPVVQRRAVLRLAKRLVRPNLTINKAETNARRAHAAAAVKDALISIKKGQRVIGDGELVNETHLVAVRGMRAQTDRLDLVQLQVGGTGLVALLITATYVFCRAAFRRFRPTRKDALLLGLLLVGMLGMAQVWVSIADAVQDRYTALPLEAFYYAFPVAAGAMLVRFVLSEELALFFAIVLACLSGVMLGNSLSFGIYALVGALVAADRITRAKDRVGIFRAGLITGVANLVAVLCLFLAEGKGLTVDTLMTAVFAFVGTALSVPVLVLALTPLIESVFGYASDLKLLELANLNHPALKELIVQAPGTYHHSIIIGTLVENAAEAIGANPLLARSCAYYHDIGKGRNPLYFSENQKGENRHDTLVPAMSAVIIKRHVTEGLEMARQYRLPKLVADAIPQHHGTRLVGYFFHKAVKEQEGKEGAPPIDESIYRYPGPKPQFREAALVMIADAVEASTRSLPDPTSPRLQAQVQKMINLIFSEGQLDECDLTLRDLNLIAQSFLHTLEGIYHARPAYPAGALQAGPKGALMVAPAAKQDSKPRPVGTGT; encoded by the coding sequence ATGGCCGAACCGGAATCCTCGCACCCCGGACCCAGTCAGTTGGACGCGCTTTCACGGCGCTTCCGGCTCGGCCCCCACTGGGGCCGGCGCCTGGCGAGCGCGTTGTTGCTCCTTGGCGTGTCGGTGGCGGCCGGCTTCGTCATCTCCCCGGGCCTCTACAGCCAGCAGATTCCCGCGCTCTCGGATGAGAACCTCGGCAAGCCCTTCCGCACGAGCTCGCCCGCGGGTTTCAAGGCTGGACGCGACTACGACATCCTCCACGAGACGATGACGGAGAAGCGGCGCCAGGACGCGCGCTCCGCGGTCCGCCCCGTGTTCGACCTGAGTCCGGGGGTGGTGGCGGAGCTGCGCACGGCGATCAACGGGGCCTTCTCCGCCATGCGCGTGCGCCTGGAGGAAAAGGCCCGGGCCGAGGAAGCCGCGGAGGCCGAGACGCCCGAGCCACGCAAGCCCGTGCGCAAGCCGGCGCCGACGGCGGAGGACCGGGAGCGGCAGCGCCGGGAGCTGGAGTCGATGCGCGAGAGCTTCCAGGCGCTGCTCTTCGGGCGCAGGGACTCGCCGATCGACGTCGAGGACTTCCAGGCGTTGGATGCCGGGAAGTTCTCCGAGAGCATGGAGGCCGCCACGCTGGCGTTGGTGGAGCGGGCGTACGGCTTCTCGGATCCCCTGCCCGTGTACATCGCGAACTCGCGGGAGGAGCTGTCGCGCGAGGGAGCCCAGGGCATCACCGTGCGGGACTTGCGGCACAACGGCGAGCAGACGCTGCCGGGCACGGCGCCCACGGTGGTGGATGTGCGCGAGGCCCACACGGAGCTCGAGCGCTTCGCCTCCGTTCCAGGCAACCTCCTGCCCGACGCGCCCGTCGTCCAGCGGCGGGCGGTGCTGCGGCTGGCCAAGCGGCTGGTGCGGCCCAACCTGACCATCAACAAGGCGGAGACGAACGCGCGGCGGGCGCACGCCGCGGCCGCGGTCAAGGACGCCCTCATCTCCATCAAGAAGGGCCAGCGCGTCATCGGCGATGGCGAGCTGGTCAACGAGACGCACCTGGTGGCGGTGCGGGGCATGCGCGCGCAGACGGACCGCCTGGACCTGGTGCAGTTGCAGGTGGGCGGCACGGGTCTGGTGGCGCTGCTCATCACGGCGACCTACGTTTTCTGCCGGGCGGCCTTCCGGCGCTTCCGCCCCACGCGCAAGGACGCGCTGCTCCTGGGCCTGCTGTTGGTGGGCATGCTCGGCATGGCCCAGGTGTGGGTGTCCATCGCGGACGCGGTGCAGGACCGGTACACGGCGCTGCCCCTGGAGGCCTTCTATTACGCGTTCCCCGTGGCGGCCGGCGCGATGCTGGTGCGCTTCGTGCTCTCCGAGGAGCTGGCGCTCTTCTTCGCCATCGTCCTGGCGTGCCTGTCCGGAGTGATGCTGGGCAATTCACTGTCCTTTGGCATCTACGCCCTGGTGGGAGCGCTGGTGGCCGCCGATCGCATCACCCGCGCCAAGGATCGCGTGGGCATCTTCCGGGCGGGTCTCATCACCGGCGTGGCCAACCTGGTGGCCGTGCTCTGCCTCTTCCTGGCCGAGGGCAAGGGGCTCACCGTGGACACGCTCATGACGGCGGTGTTCGCCTTCGTGGGCACGGCGCTGTCGGTGCCGGTGCTGGTGCTCGCGCTCACGCCACTCATCGAGTCCGTGTTCGGCTACGCCTCGGACCTCAAGTTGCTGGAGCTGGCCAACCTCAACCACCCCGCGCTCAAGGAACTCATCGTCCAGGCGCCGGGCACCTACCACCACTCCATCATCATCGGCACGCTCGTGGAGAACGCGGCGGAGGCCATCGGCGCCAACCCGCTGCTCGCGCGCTCGTGCGCGTACTACCACGACATCGGCAAGGGCCGGAATCCGCTCTACTTCAGCGAGAACCAGAAGGGCGAGAACCGTCACGACACGCTCGTGCCGGCGATGAGCGCCGTCATCATCAAGCGCCACGTCACCGAGGGCCTGGAGATGGCGCGTCAGTACCGGCTGCCCAAGCTGGTGGCGGACGCGATTCCCCAGCACCACGGGACCCGGCTGGTGGGCTACTTCTTCCACAAGGCCGTCAAGGAGCAGGAGGGCAAGGAAGGCGCGCCCCCCATCGACGAGAGCATCTACCGCTACCCGGGGCCCAAGCCGCAGTTCCGCGAGGCGGCGCTGGTGATGATCGCCGACGCGGTCGAGGCCTCCACGCGCTCGCTGCCGGATCCCACCTCGCCCCGGTTGCAGGCCCAGGTGCAGAAGATGATCAACCTCATCTTCTCCGAGGGGCAGCTGGACGAGTGCGATCTGACGCTGCGGGATTTGAATCTCATCGCGCAGTCCTTCCTGCACACGCTCGAGGGCATCTATCATGCGCGTCCCGCCTATCCGGCCGGGGCGCTGCAGGCGGGCCCCAAGGGCGCGCTGATGGTGGCCCCGGCCGCGAAGCAGGACAGCAAGCCGCGTCCGGTGGGGACGGGGACCTGA
- the prfB gene encoding peptide chain release factor 2 (programmed frameshift), with protein sequence MANDSMEKIGGLRERLTALRGHLDLDRKRSRIALIERESTLPTFWDDNTKAQAMLKEKSTLESSVGAYERAARGLDDAQTLLELAAEMNDEASAREAEDSLGALDGEVAKLELARMLSGEQDRSYCFMDINAGAGGTDSMDWAAMLMRMYTRYCEQRGWKVEINDAQEGEEAGFKNVSLRIEGEFAYGYLKAEVGVHRLVRISPFDANARRQTAFASVDVYPEVDDSIQIDIPEKDIELKFIRGGGAGGQKVNKTSSTAQLRHLPTGIIITCQTERSQSANKDMAFKILRGRLYELEMKRREAERDAAEAQKKDISFGSQIRSYVLAPYRMVKDLRTGVETGNVDAVLDGELESFVTAQLMGVKNPNRSAPE encoded by the exons ATGGCGAACGACTCGATGGAGAAGATCGGCGGGCTTCGCGAGCGTCTGACGGCGCTCAGGGGGCATCTT GACCTCGACCGCAAGAGGTCGCGCATCGCGCTGATCGAGCGCGAATCCACGCTGCCCACGTTCTGGGACGACAACACCAAGGCGCAGGCCATGCTCAAGGAGAAGTCCACGCTCGAGTCGAGCGTGGGCGCCTACGAGAGGGCCGCGAGGGGCCTGGACGACGCCCAGACGCTCCTGGAACTGGCCGCCGAGATGAACGACGAGGCCAGCGCGAGGGAGGCCGAGGACTCACTCGGCGCCCTCGACGGGGAGGTGGCCAAGCTGGAACTGGCGCGGATGCTCTCGGGAGAGCAGGACCGCTCCTACTGCTTCATGGACATCAACGCGGGCGCGGGTGGCACGGACTCCATGGACTGGGCCGCGATGCTCATGCGCATGTACACGCGCTATTGCGAGCAGCGCGGGTGGAAGGTGGAGATCAACGACGCGCAGGAGGGTGAAGAGGCGGGCTTCAAGAACGTCTCGCTGCGCATCGAGGGCGAGTTCGCCTACGGCTACCTCAAGGCGGAGGTGGGGGTGCACCGGCTCGTGCGCATCAGCCCCTTCGACGCCAACGCGCGCCGGCAGACGGCCTTCGCCTCGGTGGACGTCTACCCGGAAGTGGACGACTCCATCCAGATCGACATTCCGGAGAAGGACATCGAGCTCAAGTTCATCCGGGGTGGCGGCGCGGGCGGTCAGAAGGTCAACAAGACCTCGTCCACGGCGCAGCTGCGCCACCTGCCCACCGGCATCATCATCACCTGCCAGACGGAGCGCTCGCAGTCGGCCAACAAGGACATGGCGTTCAAGATCCTCCGGGGCCGTCTCTACGAGCTGGAGATGAAGCGGCGCGAGGCGGAGCGTGACGCCGCCGAGGCGCAGAAGAAGGACATCTCCTTCGGCTCGCAGATCCGCTCCTACGTGCTGGCGCCCTACCGCATGGTGAAGGACCTGCGCACGGGGGTGGAGACGGGCAACGTGGACGCGGTGCTGGACGGTGAGCTGGAGTCGTTCGTCACCGCGCAGCTCATGGGGGTGAAGAACCCCAATCGCAGCGCTCCCGAGTAG